Genomic window (Alnus glutinosa chromosome 9, dhAlnGlut1.1, whole genome shotgun sequence):
CTCACGCTGGCCCTGGGGGCTATCTCCAGTATGTTGTGTATCTTGTAACATCTCTTGGATTTGTACGCCAGTCATTTGATATCCTTGTTGACGGGATTGAGAAAAGCATTATACAAGCTCACGAAAATCTCCGGCCAGGATCAATTTTTGTAAGCAAGGGTAAGGGAAAGAGCTCTTATACTCACAACATCCTTTGGGTGTTAACATGTGCTAAcagttctttttcattttccttcgtTCTCATTCTGCCTTCCtctttcaacatttttttactGTGTTTGCATTCTAATTTCTTAAGATCagaaaaaatgtgtatattaaTGATCATGTATGTGGATCAAAATGATGAAAGACAAAGGCTTGTTGGTTTAGGTTTTTGCATTTATAGTTTTTGTGTATTTGGTCAGTGACCTTGTTCGTCTTCTAATGTAtttatgtaacaaaaaaagaaaaagaaaagctggAATCCTTACAATAGAACTGTAATGTGTGTACCATGTGCTCTATATTTCAATTGTAAGTTGATTCTTGTAACTTAATTTCATGACAACAATATACTATTGGATTACTCGCGCTCTCAAGATCCCTTTCAAGCTTCTATTCGGTGTTAACTCTTTAGTAATGTTTGTCTGATTTGATACCATTTAACTATAAGCTTTAAGGGTTACCCACATGTATTAGGATAACCCAGTGGCCCACTTTATGTGCTTGCTTCTCCTAAGAGAGCTTTATATATAGTGCTGCTTTCATCCTGCTATGAACTATGTTGCACCACTGATTGTATGGTGTTTTGCAAAATTTTACTagatcttttatttttcaattacagTACATTCTGATGTAGGTTTTGGTTTCAACTTGCAGGACAGCTTTTAGATGCTGGTGTCAACCGCAGTCCTAGTGCTTATCTTAATAATCCCGCAGCAGAGCGTAGTAAATATAAGTATGACGTTGATAAGGAAATGACCCTTTTGAAGTTTGAAGATGATGAGTGGGGTCCAGTTGGTAGCTTTAATTGGTTTGCAACTCACGGAACTTCTATGAGTCGTACAAATTCATTGATAAGTGGGGATAACAAAGGCGCTGCTGCAAGATTTATGGAAGACTGGTTTGAGCAGAACGGTATTGGAAGCTCCTATTCCGATAAATTTGGAGCTGATGGAATCCCACGGAGAGGCACAAACATAATTCCTGACCTTCATGATAACCGTAAGTTACTACCTCTTGCTTTTGATTCTAATACATTTGGTTAGGCTATCAACGCTTTATAGTATTCAAATCAGGTCTAAAAGGAATATACTATTAATATGTTACTTCTGTATGGCTACGTTTGGTTCGTAACATTgttcaatattcgaaccgggtttttattcaaaaacccatacccggatccaagttgaataaaacccatgggtcacttgaataaagtttgaatagtttgaataaacccatcatatatttttttattattattctttaccataccaatcattatacgcaatttttcatacaattcaatcatttccaatcattttatactattataaaacacttttttaaaacccatcatatattttttattattattttttaccataccaatcattatacacaacttttcatacaatccaatcatttccaattattttatactattataaaacacttttttccaatctttcaaattcaacacccaaacacatattcaaaagaatctaaaattatattcaacatccaaacatattttcattaccttgaaatccgtgatcagattcagaatattattcatattcgaaatattcgatacccaaacgcaccatacaGTTTCCAGTCTCAATAAAAAAAGTCTCCAATCTGTACCATGTTGATCAAACATTTCAACATGCTGgttctttttgtttgataaatCAGTAATCTGCCCCTGCTGACGGGGCAAGACTGTTCAGGGTATGGAGTCTGTGTTGCAGACGAACTAGATTTACCTGGATATATTGTGTAAAATAGTATACAAAAGTTCTATTAGGTTAAGAATCGAAacaaatatgataaaaaaaatagggaaaacttcacttaactctCTTGAACttccatcacttttgcaattacctCCCAAAgttcataaactctcaatttagtgtattgaacttttaattttttgtaatctcactccttccgttagggtttggggttaaatCAAACTGTCAAAGGGTAAAATGAGCCTAATACCcctgtaaaatttataaaatcacaaaaataccctgaaattacaattttatttaaaaaaaagtagtattttaagaatttcaacagccccctccgttaggattttacTGAACATCCTAACGGAGATGTGAGagtgaatttttttacaattttgatacagtaaattgagaatttttgaaCTTGGAGTggtaattacaaaagtgatgaacgTTCAGtgggggttaagtgaagtttctcataaaaaatatataggCCACAAACTTACATTACTATTCAGTTATTCATTTggttgaatttttatttgttgcgCTTAAATTGTCAACTTTACTGGCAACCTATGGTTTGGAAAAATGCATTGGCTCGATTCCTGAATCTATGCCTGTAATTAATATCACTTGCACATGGTGGTAAGAGATGTTACTCAATTAGACACATGCTTCTCTTCGTTTAGATTGTCTCTTATGAGACGTAGGCAACTTGGAGTggtaattacaaaagtgatgaacgTTCAGtgggggttaagtgaagtttctcctaaaaaaaataaggcacAAACTGACATTACTATTCAGTTATTCatttggttgatttttatttgttgcGCTTAAATTGTCAACTTTACTGGCAACCTATGGTTTGGAAAAATGCATTGGCTCGATTCCTGAATCTATGCCTGTAATTGATATCACTTGCACATGGTGATAAGAGATGTTACTCAATTAGACACATGCTTCTCTTCGTTTAGATTGTCTCTTATGAGACGTAGGCAACTTTGTTTATTAGAAAAGAGGACTCATCCTAGTAGGTGCTCTACAGCATTATTTAATAGGTTCGAAGACTACTTGGTGCATATACATGTTAAAAGTTGGGTCTCTTTGCATCCTATCTTTTGTAGCTTTGGCCAGGATTGTCTGCTTATAAGATATTGATACTTCGTTAAATGTGATTTATGCTAGGATTATTTATATCCTATGAATGCTAGGAAAAATAATGTGGAAATCAAGCAAAGATTATTTTTCACTATGAATgctaggaaaaataaaataaatttgttagtAATTATAATACTGGAGTATGCCAACTTGGAtatgatataaatattttacagACAAAACTTGTCAACTCTGCACATGTATGGCTGGGATTTTGAAGGATCCAAGTATTGCCATCTACGGCACAACTATGTTCCAAGTGTTGCAATCTAGGGCACAGCTACGTTTTTTATTAGAAAGTGAAGGGTAAATTCAATtccatcagttttttttttgaaaaaaacattTCTGATGCAGACCATGAGTTGCTGGAGCTCGCTGCATTCTTCCAGTCTCCTCCTGGCAGACCAGCAGCCAGCATTCCGAGTGTTGGTAGACGTGTCAGGAGTGCTCTCAGGCAGGATAACAAGCCTGCATTTGTATCCGCTTTTTGTCAATCGAACTGTGGTGATGTTAGCCCAAATGTTCTTGGCGCATTCTGCATAGACACTGGGCTACCTTGTGACTTCAATCACAGTACATGTGGTGGGAAGAATGAGTTGTGCTACGGCCGAGGACCGGGGTACTTATCCCTCTTACCACTAAGatatttccattttattttttgttttctttttgtagcaTAACATATGTGTACTGGATGATTGTGTGAATAATAAATTGCATTCCATACTTGACATGGCAGTTACCCTGATGAATTTGAAAGTACACGTATTATTGGAGAGAGGCAATTCAGAAAAGCTGTAGAGCTTTTTAACAAAGCATCTGAACAGTTAGAGGGGAAGGTTGACTATCGTCACACATACATAGACTTCTCACAACTTGGCGTGACACTTCCTAAACAGGGAGGAGGTTCTGAGGTGGTAAAAACATGCCCTGCTGCAATGGGATTTGGATTTGCTGCTGGAACAACTGATGGACCTGGAGCTTTTGATTTTACACAAGGAGATGACAAGGTATTGGCAATAGCAATTCTTTACAGGCTAGGCATTGTAAAAATGCTCTTCTACTGTTCAGGTATTGTTTCCATGGTCACTGTTCAGTCTGATGATATGTCAGGGAAATCCTTTCTGGAAGTTGGTGCGCAATGTACTTAAAACACCAGACAAGGAACAAGTTGATTGTCAAAAACCAAAGCCCATCTTGCTTGATACTGGTGAAATGAAGCAACCATATGATTGGGCTGTAAGTTGCTGACTTGTTTTGCGCATAATTTCTATGAGTACGCATATTTTATGTGAGTAGATTGTAATGATTTAATGCCTAAACAATGTTGACTTATTTTGTTTTCGAAATCAAATTTTCTTGATCAGCATAAGACAGTGTAGTGCTGCATTAGTTCTTGTAGTATCATGTTGGTAATCAGTACCTGGATGCATTTATGAAATTTAGATCTGAAATCGTTTATCGTATGTGCTTATTAGTCTGTTCCTAGAAGTGACAATTAcatttgtttccttctatacaGATTAATCTCGTCTGTATAAGATATAATAAGTTACAGGTGAAAGGGTCCAGACTGAGTATTGAACCAGAGTCTTCCTGAGGTCAAACTAAGGAAACTTGGTAGAGCAAACTGTGAAGTCTCAGATTATTATAGAATGTAATTGGTAATGAGTTTTCGATAAATGTCATGAGTGTCTCTAGCTTTTTTTATTCACATAGTTTGTGCCTAGAACTGACTGATTGGTAGAATTCATTTGAGTTCAGAGATGGGCAATAGTGGTTTCTTTTTGACCTATGTGAGATTGTTGAGGTTGGGAACATAGTTGTTAGAAATCCTAATGCCCTGAATTCCTGGCCATAAGGTTTACTAAATGCTTTTTCCTAAACTGCGGTAGTCCTGCCTGAAAAGCAATGCAATGGCATCACACTGGAGTTCATTAAGAAATACGTGATTGGAAGATTGCAAACATTTGATATATGAAATTGTCTTCAGGACATTTACTGTCTTGTCTCTGTGAAAGAGTGATTAATGTtgacctaatttttttttaagattccTCCTTGATTTATATATACTAGTAACCAGAAAATATCTTGCTATAGATGTCTTCTGAGCCCACTACTcagtcctttaatttttttcctctaaaaaattgatagttttgcttactaaattttttgtttgtccATGGTATTTGCAGCCTTCAATACTTCCAATCCAGATCCTCAGAATAGGACAGTTGGTCATTCTCAGTGTTCCTGGAGGTAGTAGATTGCCTTGTTTATTTTTCCATTCTTTTATTGCAAGGTTAATTATACCAGCATT
Coding sequences:
- the LOC133877251 gene encoding neutral ceramidase 1-like; amino-acid sequence: MELSSRFNLGVATIWLWTALMLLLHNSRGVVSDSNYLIGLGSSDITGPAADANMMGYANTEQIASGIHFRLRARTFIVAEPKGNRVVFVNLDACMGSQLVTIKVIERLKARYGDLYTENNVAISGIHTHAGPGGYLQYVVYLVTSLGFVRQSFDILVDGIEKSIIQAHENLRPGSIFVSKGQLLDAGVNRSPSAYLNNPAAERSKYKYDVDKEMTLLKFEDDEWGPVGSFNWFATHGTSMSRTNSLISGDNKGAAARFMEDWFEQNGIGSSYSDKFGADGIPRRGTNIIPDLHDNHHELLELAAFFQSPPGRPAASIPSVGRRVRSALRQDNKPAFVSAFCQSNCGDVSPNVLGAFCIDTGLPCDFNHSTCGGKNELCYGRGPGYPDEFESTRIIGERQFRKAVELFNKASEQLEGKVDYRHTYIDFSQLGVTLPKQGGGSEVVKTCPAAMGFGFAAGTTDGPGAFDFTQGDDKGNPFWKLVRNVLKTPDKEQVDCQKPKPILLDTGEMKQPYDWAPSILPIQILRIGQLVILSVPGEFTTMAGRRLRDAVKTVLTSGGHGDFNNNINVVIAGLTNTYSQYVTTFEEYEAQRYEGASTLYGPHTLSAYIQEFKKLASAIITGQPVEPGPQPPDLLEKQISLLTPVVMDATPRGVNFGDVSSDVPKNSTFKRGNLVTVTFWSACPRNDLKTEGTFALVEILRGKDAWVPAYDDDDFCLRYKWSRPSKLSARSQATIEWRIPESALAGVYRISHFGASKSILGSVRHFTGSSSAFVVA